The proteins below come from a single Gammaproteobacteria bacterium genomic window:
- the gcvP gene encoding aminomethyl-transferring glycine dehydrogenase, protein MQKLRKSLDDLEIPRDFIRRHIGPSQSDIDQMLAVTGHESLEQLIDLAVPASIVSERPLNLPPTRSERATSTYLRHMRHRNRVFVSMIGCGYHGTIMPPVIKRNVLENPDWYTAYTPYQAEVSQGRLEVLLGFQQMVMDLTGMEIANASLLDEATAAAEAMTMARRISKSRSNVFFVDTDCHPQTLAVIRTRAHFLGYEVVVGNPYTELEIREFFGVLIQYPASTGCLNNPTEAISQAHKKGALAVVASDLLALTLIKSPGEMGADIVVGNSQRFGVPMGYGGPHAAFFSTREEYKRSTPGRIIGVSIDAQGHPALRMALQTREQHIRREKATSNICTAQVLLANIATLYAMYHGPEGLKDIARRVHRMTRILAAGLTELGYPLVDDAYFDTVKVRVPGLAGRIAAKARESQINLRYIDADHLGITLDETTKRKNILSLWRVFHTGADRMLSIERFDDVVTEAVPQELLRRSSFMEHEIFHRYHSETEMMRYMRRTASKDISLGRSMIPLGSCTMKLNATSQMLPLSYRDFSNLHPFAPLDQTQGYQQLFEELEEMLCEITGFHAISLQPNAGSQGEYAGLLCIRAYLQSQGEGHRNICLIPSSAHGTNPASAILAGMKVVIIRCDNNGNVDLKDLSDKTAFHRDSLAALMITYPSTHGVFEESIQEICQIVHRSGGQVYMDGANLNALVGICRPGEIGADVAHINLHKTFAIPHGGGGPGMGPIGVLSHLAPFLPDHPLVEGVNPAAGGKTTIGTVSAAPWGSASILPISWAYIAMLGASGVRRSTELAILNANYIAKRLNEHYPVVYTGPGGLVAHECIVDLSGIKAQSGITVEDVAKRLVDYGFHAPTMSWPVADSFMIEPTESESLAELDRFCEALISIRQEISDIEAGKADPENNLLKNAPHAQHLLTEEDWNRPYSWKQAFFPSPHTRQDKYWPPVGRVDNVYGDKNLVCSCPPIEHYDQEAA, encoded by the coding sequence ATGCAAAAGCTGCGTAAAAGTCTTGACGATCTCGAGATTCCTCGAGATTTCATTCGTCGCCACATAGGTCCTAGTCAGTCGGATATTGACCAGATGCTGGCGGTTACGGGACATGAATCACTGGAACAACTGATCGACCTCGCAGTGCCTGCCTCTATCGTGAGTGAACGACCTTTGAATCTGCCGCCCACTCGAAGCGAGCGTGCTACCAGCACCTACCTCCGACACATGCGACACAGGAACCGCGTATTCGTATCGATGATCGGGTGCGGCTACCACGGCACGATTATGCCACCAGTCATCAAGCGCAATGTGCTTGAGAACCCAGACTGGTATACCGCCTATACCCCCTACCAAGCTGAAGTCAGTCAGGGCCGCTTGGAAGTGCTGCTAGGTTTTCAGCAGATGGTCATGGACCTGACGGGTATGGAGATCGCCAACGCTTCTTTACTGGATGAAGCTACTGCAGCTGCAGAGGCAATGACCATGGCGCGGAGGATCTCAAAGAGCCGCTCCAATGTCTTTTTCGTCGATACTGACTGTCATCCTCAGACCCTTGCTGTAATACGAACAAGAGCTCACTTTCTCGGTTACGAAGTCGTCGTCGGCAACCCATACACAGAGCTCGAGATCAGAGAATTTTTCGGCGTTCTCATTCAGTACCCGGCATCTACCGGGTGTCTGAACAACCCTACTGAAGCCATCTCCCAAGCCCACAAAAAAGGCGCATTGGCTGTTGTCGCAAGTGATCTGCTTGCGCTGACTCTAATTAAATCTCCAGGTGAAATGGGCGCAGACATTGTTGTCGGAAATTCACAACGGTTTGGCGTTCCCATGGGATACGGCGGCCCACATGCCGCGTTTTTTTCCACTCGTGAAGAATACAAACGATCCACACCGGGACGCATCATTGGGGTCTCAATTGATGCTCAAGGACATCCGGCGCTGCGTATGGCACTACAGACACGAGAACAACACATCAGGCGTGAAAAAGCGACCAGTAATATCTGCACGGCTCAGGTGCTGCTTGCCAATATTGCCACCTTATATGCGATGTACCACGGCCCAGAAGGGCTCAAGGATATCGCTAGGAGGGTCCATCGTATGACGCGGATCCTAGCGGCCGGCTTGACCGAACTGGGTTACCCGCTTGTAGATGACGCGTACTTTGACACCGTCAAAGTACGCGTTCCAGGCCTTGCTGGCCGAATAGCTGCCAAGGCCCGCGAATCACAAATCAATCTGCGCTACATCGATGCAGATCATCTCGGCATCACATTAGACGAAACAACCAAACGGAAAAATATTTTGAGCCTTTGGCGAGTATTCCATACTGGCGCTGACCGAATGTTGAGTATTGAACGCTTTGATGACGTGGTCACTGAGGCCGTACCCCAGGAGCTCTTGCGTAGAAGTAGTTTCATGGAGCATGAGATATTTCATCGTTATCACTCTGAAACCGAGATGATGCGCTATATGCGCCGAACTGCGAGCAAGGACATCAGTCTTGGTAGGTCTATGATTCCGTTGGGGTCATGCACCATGAAACTAAACGCCACATCCCAAATGCTGCCACTGTCCTATCGTGATTTTTCAAATCTGCATCCGTTTGCACCACTCGACCAAACTCAGGGCTATCAGCAGTTGTTTGAGGAACTCGAGGAGATGCTGTGCGAGATCACCGGCTTCCACGCCATTTCTCTGCAACCCAACGCAGGGTCACAGGGCGAATACGCCGGGCTCCTTTGTATACGGGCCTACCTCCAGAGCCAAGGAGAGGGGCATCGAAATATATGCCTGATTCCCTCGTCTGCTCACGGAACCAATCCTGCCAGCGCAATCTTGGCTGGCATGAAGGTTGTTATCATACGTTGTGACAATAATGGGAATGTAGATCTTAAAGACCTCTCCGATAAAACCGCTTTTCATAGAGATAGCCTGGCAGCCTTGATGATCACCTATCCGTCCACTCATGGCGTTTTTGAAGAATCAATCCAGGAGATCTGCCAGATTGTCCACCGCTCGGGTGGTCAGGTCTATATGGATGGTGCTAATTTGAATGCCCTAGTCGGTATCTGCAGACCCGGTGAGATTGGGGCAGATGTTGCGCACATAAACCTGCACAAGACTTTTGCTATACCGCATGGCGGTGGCGGACCGGGAATGGGTCCAATTGGCGTGCTCAGTCACCTGGCCCCATTTCTACCAGATCACCCCCTCGTTGAGGGAGTTAATCCTGCAGCAGGCGGCAAAACAACGATCGGTACGGTATCAGCGGCTCCCTGGGGGTCAGCTTCCATTCTCCCGATCTCCTGGGCATACATTGCTATGCTGGGTGCTTCGGGCGTCCGTAGATCCACCGAACTGGCTATATTGAATGCCAACTACATAGCCAAGCGCTTGAACGAGCATTACCCCGTTGTGTACACAGGTCCCGGGGGATTAGTCGCTCATGAGTGCATCGTAGACTTGTCTGGAATAAAGGCCCAATCTGGAATCACTGTTGAAGACGTGGCCAAGCGATTGGTTGACTATGGATTTCACGCGCCCACCATGTCCTGGCCGGTTGCGGACTCCTTTATGATTGAGCCCACCGAAAGCGAATCTTTGGCCGAACTCGATAGATTCTGTGAGGCTCTGATCTCGATTCGACAGGAGATATCAGACATCGAAGCCGGTAAAGCTGATCCCGAAAACAATCTTCTAAAAAACGCCCCGCATGCTCAGCATTTGTTGACAGAGGAAGATTGGAATCGACCCTATTCCTGGAAGCAAGCGTTCTTTCCATCACCGCATACCCGCCAGGATAAGTACTGGCCTCCTGTGGGCCGGGTGGATAATGTCTATGGTGACAAAAATCTTGTCTGTAGTTGCCCCCCAATCGAACACTACGACCAGGAAGCTGCATGA
- the lipA gene encoding lipoyl synthase: MSRLRVKFAASKRAELLPKPPWIRAQFPGTPEVVRLKTILRENNLYTVCEEASCPNLGECFSNGTATFMIMGDICTRRCPFCDVAHGRPGSLDADEPSNLARTVKTMGLDHVVITSVDRDDLRDGGASHFRKCIDAIRTVSPETTVEILTPDFRGRAIKAIEQLAASPPDIFNHNLETVPRLYKRVRPGADYDHSLGLLKDFGKCCPDLPTKSGLMLGVGESMPEVEAVMQDMRDHGVQLLTLGQYLQPSLDHLPVERYVTPEEFLDLAALGSRMGFGHVASGPMVRSSYHADRQARRFISPESTNTQFVDSTQNLSEVVT; the protein is encoded by the coding sequence ATGTCTCGATTACGTGTAAAATTTGCAGCCAGCAAACGAGCCGAACTGCTGCCTAAACCGCCGTGGATCAGAGCGCAGTTCCCCGGCACTCCTGAAGTTGTACGCCTTAAAACAATACTGCGAGAAAACAACCTCTACACAGTCTGCGAAGAAGCCAGCTGTCCGAATCTTGGGGAATGTTTTAGCAACGGCACTGCCACGTTTATGATCATGGGGGACATCTGCACCCGGCGTTGCCCTTTTTGTGATGTCGCTCATGGGCGGCCCGGTTCTCTTGACGCAGATGAACCTTCCAACCTTGCACGAACTGTTAAGACGATGGGACTTGACCATGTGGTCATCACATCGGTTGATCGGGATGACCTGCGCGATGGCGGTGCCAGCCATTTCAGAAAATGCATCGACGCTATTCGGACGGTGAGTCCCGAAACAACAGTCGAAATACTGACACCAGATTTCCGGGGTCGCGCAATTAAAGCCATCGAGCAGCTTGCTGCTTCACCGCCCGACATTTTTAATCACAACCTGGAAACGGTACCCCGACTGTACAAACGGGTAAGACCCGGTGCCGACTATGACCACTCATTGGGACTATTGAAAGATTTTGGGAAATGCTGCCCTGATTTACCGACCAAGTCGGGACTTATGCTCGGTGTTGGAGAGTCGATGCCTGAGGTAGAGGCTGTGATGCAAGATATGAGAGATCACGGTGTGCAACTACTGACACTAGGTCAGTATCTACAGCCCAGCCTTGATCATCTACCGGTAGAACGTTATGTCACTCCGGAAGAGTTTCTAGATTTGGCCGCACTTGGAAGCCGGATGGGCTTTGGTCACGTTGCCTCGGGACCGATGGTACGCTCTTCCTACCATGCTGACCGACAAGCACGACGGTTTATCAGCCCGGAGTCGACAAACACCCAATTTGTCGATTCAACCCAGAATCTGAGCGAGGTCGTCACATAA
- a CDS encoding PLP-dependent aspartate aminotransferase family protein, protein MGKDNSLTRGFMTRAVHSGESPDPTTGASAPNIVMSSTFVIDEPVSFSAQDKPEDAPYVYSRWDNPTVTVLQDKLAALEEAEACRCFASGMAATSALLLSTLSQGDRLVMSDSNYPGTAELARKMLTRLGVEVVLADLSDQEVAARSITPGVKLVWAETPANPTLRLTDIRAVAELAHSVGAEFAVDSTFASPVATRPLKLGADYVVHSLTKYCCGHGDAMGGAVLGRRDALKSVETDGQIYMGGVISPFNAWLINRGLATLPMRMQAHQTNATHVAKFLEGHPKVKKVLYPGLSSHPQFDLAVRQMDNYSGMVSVQIDDGPGLAERMMSDLKIFHYAVSLGHHRSLIYWLGTDDLMQSSYALEGRALDAYRAFAGDGVFRISVGLEDPEDLCDDLAQILG, encoded by the coding sequence ATGGGTAAAGATAACAGCCTGACCAGGGGCTTCATGACGCGCGCCGTGCACTCTGGTGAATCACCAGATCCAACGACCGGTGCGTCTGCGCCGAATATCGTGATGTCAAGCACGTTTGTTATTGATGAACCCGTCAGTTTCTCGGCTCAGGACAAGCCTGAAGACGCGCCTTATGTCTATAGTCGCTGGGACAACCCTACGGTCACGGTCCTTCAGGACAAACTGGCGGCGCTGGAAGAGGCCGAGGCCTGCCGATGTTTTGCGTCGGGTATGGCAGCGACTTCGGCGTTACTGTTGAGTACGCTCAGCCAGGGCGACCGACTGGTGATGAGTGACAGCAACTATCCGGGAACGGCAGAGTTAGCCAGAAAGATGTTGACCCGACTGGGCGTGGAAGTCGTTTTGGCCGATCTTTCTGATCAAGAAGTAGCGGCTCGGTCAATTACGCCAGGTGTCAAGCTGGTCTGGGCAGAAACACCCGCGAATCCGACACTGCGTCTAACCGATATTCGAGCAGTTGCAGAACTCGCCCATTCAGTTGGCGCAGAGTTCGCGGTTGACTCGACTTTTGCTTCACCAGTCGCGACTCGTCCGCTGAAGTTGGGTGCAGACTACGTTGTTCATTCGCTGACGAAATATTGTTGCGGACATGGTGATGCCATGGGCGGTGCGGTCCTTGGTCGACGAGATGCGTTAAAGAGTGTCGAAACGGATGGTCAGATCTATATGGGCGGCGTAATCAGTCCATTTAATGCTTGGCTGATCAACAGAGGGCTGGCGACTCTGCCTATGAGAATGCAAGCGCATCAGACAAACGCCACCCATGTGGCGAAATTTCTGGAAGGGCATCCAAAGGTTAAAAAGGTGTTGTATCCCGGACTTTCCAGTCACCCTCAATTCGATCTGGCCGTTCGCCAGATGGATAATTACTCTGGAATGGTGTCAGTACAGATTGATGACGGTCCTGGCCTGGCAGAGCGCATGATGTCTGACCTGAAGATATTTCACTATGCAGTGTCATTAGGCCATCATCGCAGTCTGATCTACTGGCTAGGCACCGACGATCTGATGCAATCAAGTTATGCGCTTGAAGGAAGAGCACTGGACGCTTACCGGGCGTTTGCCGGTGACGGTGTATTCAGAATTTCCGTGGGGCTGGAAGATCCTGAAGATTTATGTGACGACCTCGCTCAGATTCTGGGTTGA
- a CDS encoding HNH endonuclease, which produces MIETSLRILRTDVSGMPIEWIGFEETVKLHCLEQILYPMGSSLYVVRGGINAKTGRRSTLEVHSIICTLGQSRAHLRRHPLYAPPLVNKALFRRDAHLCLYCGVQFSPTELSRDHVRPLSRGGADVWQNVVTACRRCNHRKGDQTPEEFGHELLAVPFIPTHAEYVYLSGRQILADQMEFLLSHFPRNSPLHERIGEIS; this is translated from the coding sequence ATGATTGAAACGAGTCTGCGGATACTGCGCACAGATGTTTCAGGAATGCCGATCGAATGGATTGGATTTGAAGAGACGGTGAAGCTCCATTGCCTAGAACAGATACTTTACCCGATGGGTTCTTCTTTGTACGTTGTACGCGGCGGGATAAATGCGAAAACCGGGCGCCGGAGTACGCTCGAAGTTCACTCAATCATCTGTACGCTGGGGCAATCGAGAGCCCATCTACGGCGTCATCCTTTGTACGCACCGCCGTTAGTCAACAAGGCATTGTTCAGGCGCGATGCTCATCTATGTCTTTATTGCGGGGTGCAGTTTTCCCCTACTGAGTTATCAAGAGATCACGTACGGCCACTCAGCCGGGGCGGTGCGGACGTCTGGCAGAATGTAGTGACGGCCTGCAGACGTTGCAATCATAGAAAAGGCGATCAGACGCCTGAAGAATTCGGACACGAGCTACTGGCAGTGCCATTTATCCCAACCCACGCCGAATACGTCTATCTTTCCGGTAGGCAGATCCTGGCGGACCAGATGGAATTTCTTTTGTCCCATTTCCCCCGAAACAGCCCCCTTCACGAACGTATTGGAGAGATCAGTTGA
- a CDS encoding MFS transporter has protein sequence MIATENRQTWKTPAIVLVAGCLISAVGFGARSGMGLFLDPMTVELGWNRETYALAMALQNIAWGICLPIAGAAVDRYGSVWVIAGGAVIYALGFWGMAISDTGGMLYLTGGVLSGAGIACTSFTLAIAAMVRAVGPERRSLVMGLGTAAGSVGQIVFSPFAQGMIGQFGWSNGLLIMGACTLCIIPLALLLPNRPTLDEPDTIDLTLKAALGEAFRHRGYVLLTVGFFVCGFHVSFIMIHLPAYVADLGLSGNVAAWCLALIGVFNIIGSIAVGLYGQRHSNSNGLSFIYAARALVITALLLLPKTEFTLYLFACAMGLLWLSTVPLTTGVVTRIFGVRYMATLFSVVFLSHQLGGFIGVWLGGYLHDLTGTYDTVWRAAIILAIVAAVLHAPINEKPLRRAVRTVG, from the coding sequence GTGATAGCGACCGAAAATCGTCAGACCTGGAAAACACCAGCGATCGTACTGGTTGCCGGGTGTTTGATATCGGCAGTTGGCTTTGGTGCCCGTTCCGGGATGGGTCTGTTCCTTGATCCAATGACGGTTGAGCTGGGCTGGAATCGCGAGACCTATGCGTTGGCGATGGCTCTGCAGAACATCGCATGGGGAATCTGCCTGCCCATTGCCGGCGCTGCTGTCGATCGTTATGGCTCCGTGTGGGTGATAGCAGGCGGGGCTGTAATTTATGCACTTGGGTTCTGGGGAATGGCCATATCAGATACCGGCGGCATGCTGTATCTGACCGGTGGCGTTCTATCAGGTGCTGGAATCGCATGCACGTCTTTTACTCTAGCGATTGCGGCAATGGTCCGGGCAGTGGGTCCGGAAAGACGGTCTCTGGTGATGGGTTTGGGCACTGCGGCAGGTTCAGTGGGGCAGATAGTGTTTTCACCGTTTGCCCAGGGCATGATTGGTCAGTTCGGCTGGAGCAATGGGTTGTTGATTATGGGCGCGTGTACCCTGTGTATTATTCCGCTGGCCCTGTTGTTGCCCAATCGCCCAACACTCGATGAGCCCGACACGATTGATCTGACGCTTAAAGCGGCGCTGGGGGAAGCTTTTCGCCACCGCGGCTATGTACTATTGACCGTCGGCTTCTTTGTCTGCGGATTTCACGTGTCGTTTATCATGATTCACTTACCGGCGTATGTTGCCGATCTGGGTTTGTCAGGCAATGTTGCAGCCTGGTGTCTGGCGCTGATCGGTGTGTTCAATATTATAGGTTCGATTGCTGTAGGTCTGTATGGTCAACGGCACAGTAATTCAAATGGATTGAGTTTCATTTATGCCGCACGAGCATTGGTTATAACGGCCTTGCTGTTATTGCCTAAAACAGAATTTACGCTTTATTTATTTGCCTGTGCGATGGGCTTGCTTTGGCTGTCCACAGTGCCGCTGACCACTGGTGTCGTTACCCGAATATTTGGAGTACGGTATATGGCGACGCTGTTTTCGGTTGTATTTCTGAGTCATCAATTGGGGGGGTTCATTGGGGTGTGGCTCGGGGGCTATCTTCATGATCTGACGGGTACTTATGATACGGTATGGCGGGCTGCTATCATCCTGGCAATCGTTGCTGCGGTTCTTCATGCACCGATCAATGAAAAACCTCTCCGGCGCGCGGTCAGGACGGTTGGATGA
- a CDS encoding ABC transporter ATP-binding protein yields the protein MSINLLEMKNVVIEAEIDGEWRPIVNGLSLALEKGEIVGLIGESGAGKSTLGLAALGYTKPGCRIVSGSIKFDGLELTTLPEKQLRNLRGNRVSYVAQSAAAAFNPAHRLLEQFLESPVQHGKMNRTEAKAKGRSLYRQLDLPDPDSIGERFPHQVSGGQLQRAMTAMAMGCEPEIVVFDEPTTALDVTTQIEVLAAIKEAVRARGVSAIYITHDLAVVAQLADRIMVLRYGNLVEEGDARRLLAHPTEDYTKRLLSVRSLREDKTLQQVESQILAVDNVVARYPSATEYVLEDISIGVEQGKTVAVVGESGSGKSTLARVITGLLPPQSGSVTFKGESLSAALGDRSKDALRSIQMIYQMPDIALNPRQRVREIIGRPLEFYLAMTGQKKMDRTVELLEQIELPESFVDRFPNQLSGGEKQRICIARALAAEPDLIICDEVTSALDQLVAEGILELLQSLQNRLQLSYLFITHDLATVKAIADDIVVMYKGRIVEQGGKDQILAPPHEPYTELLLSSVPEMDPDWLDQLMDRRAQGLAPTPDKVN from the coding sequence ATGTCGATCAATTTGCTGGAAATGAAAAACGTTGTTATCGAAGCTGAGATCGATGGCGAATGGAGGCCTATCGTCAATGGGCTGAGCCTTGCCTTGGAAAAGGGTGAAATTGTTGGGTTAATTGGTGAATCCGGTGCCGGTAAATCAACCTTGGGTCTGGCAGCACTCGGATATACAAAACCTGGGTGCCGGATCGTATCCGGGTCGATCAAATTCGATGGACTTGAACTGACAACACTGCCCGAAAAGCAACTGCGAAATTTGCGTGGCAATCGTGTCAGCTATGTTGCGCAAAGCGCAGCGGCTGCTTTTAACCCAGCACATCGCCTGCTAGAGCAGTTCCTCGAGTCTCCAGTGCAGCACGGCAAGATGAATCGAACGGAGGCCAAAGCGAAGGGGCGCAGCCTTTATCGCCAGCTGGATCTTCCAGACCCTGATTCGATCGGAGAACGATTCCCTCATCAGGTGTCAGGTGGCCAACTGCAGCGTGCGATGACAGCCATGGCAATGGGTTGTGAACCCGAGATTGTTGTGTTTGATGAACCAACGACAGCGTTGGATGTGACGACCCAGATCGAGGTACTGGCCGCCATCAAGGAAGCAGTTCGTGCAAGGGGGGTTTCTGCAATTTACATTACGCACGACCTGGCCGTGGTGGCACAACTGGCGGACAGAATAATGGTGCTTCGTTATGGTAATTTGGTAGAAGAGGGTGACGCACGGCGCCTCCTGGCCCACCCCACAGAGGACTATACAAAACGCCTGTTGTCTGTCCGCAGCCTAAGGGAGGATAAAACGCTACAACAGGTTGAAAGCCAAATACTTGCAGTAGACAACGTTGTTGCGCGCTATCCCAGTGCGACCGAGTATGTACTTGAAGATATCAGTATCGGGGTCGAGCAGGGCAAGACTGTCGCTGTGGTTGGCGAATCGGGAAGTGGCAAAAGTACACTCGCGCGTGTCATTACAGGACTGCTTCCGCCACAGTCTGGTTCAGTCACTTTTAAGGGTGAATCACTATCGGCTGCTCTTGGCGACCGAAGTAAAGATGCACTGCGTTCGATCCAGATGATCTACCAGATGCCCGATATCGCACTCAATCCGCGTCAGCGGGTCAGGGAAATAATTGGCCGGCCGTTGGAGTTTTATCTTGCAATGACCGGTCAAAAGAAAATGGATCGCACCGTTGAGCTGCTGGAGCAGATTGAACTGCCGGAAAGTTTTGTAGACCGGTTCCCAAACCAGTTGTCAGGCGGAGAAAAACAAAGGATCTGCATTGCTCGCGCCCTGGCCGCTGAACCAGACCTCATCATCTGTGATGAGGTTACCTCTGCGCTCGATCAGCTTGTTGCTGAGGGAATACTGGAGCTTCTGCAGAGCCTGCAGAATCGTCTTCAGTTGTCTTATCTGTTTATCACTCATGACCTGGCAACGGTGAAGGCCATCGCTGATGATATCGTGGTTATGTATAAGGGGCGTATAGTCGAGCAAGGTGGCAAAGACCAGATTCTGGCGCCGCCGCACGAGCCCTATACGGAACTGCTGCTCTCTTCGGTGCCTGAAATGGATCCAGACTGGCTGGATCAGTTGATGGACCGTCGAGCGCAGGGTCTAGCGCCGACACCTGATAAGGTGAACTGA
- a CDS encoding alpha/beta hydrolase: MNWKSLSPEELEREYSPSSMVGDIEPFISWYTTESQRVRDNYEERLITNLAYGANPEEQLDLFLPATPANSGNLPLLVFVHGGYWKTLSKDDHSFLASAWTAAGYAFASINYGLAPDSSLSQMISRCRRALNWLGENSRNYGFKKRRIHVMGHSAGAHLLACAISPRIQDHDHSALLARPQRAILIGGIYDLEPISQTYVNEPLGLSIESARALSPQFYDTDPLVSLDIVYAEHETKEFIRQSKDYADKCSRITADTKLREVQGRHHFDIMCDIARTDTVIFQQLSAYPEK, encoded by the coding sequence TTGAATTGGAAGAGCCTGTCTCCTGAGGAACTAGAGCGGGAATACTCACCGAGCAGTATGGTGGGCGACATTGAGCCATTCATATCGTGGTACACCACCGAGTCCCAACGGGTACGAGATAACTACGAGGAACGCCTGATTACAAACCTGGCCTATGGTGCTAATCCGGAAGAACAACTGGATCTTTTCCTACCAGCCACGCCAGCCAACTCCGGAAATCTACCTCTGCTGGTTTTTGTTCATGGGGGTTACTGGAAAACACTCTCCAAAGATGACCACAGTTTTCTTGCCAGCGCCTGGACAGCAGCCGGCTACGCTTTTGCGAGCATCAACTATGGACTTGCGCCAGATTCAAGTCTTTCTCAGATGATTTCACGTTGCAGACGTGCACTGAACTGGCTCGGTGAAAACAGCCGAAACTACGGCTTTAAAAAAAGAAGGATTCATGTCATGGGACATTCGGCAGGTGCCCATCTTCTGGCCTGCGCAATCAGTCCGCGTATCCAGGATCACGACCACTCAGCGCTTCTCGCTCGACCTCAACGCGCAATCCTTATCGGTGGTATCTATGACCTCGAGCCGATTTCTCAAACCTACGTCAACGAACCACTGGGATTATCGATTGAAAGCGCTAGAGCACTCAGTCCACAGTTTTATGATACCGATCCGCTTGTCTCTCTGGACATCGTCTATGCAGAACATGAGACTAAAGAGTTTATAAGACAATCCAAAGATTATGCTGACAAATGCTCAAGAATTACCGCCGATACAAAACTCAGAGAAGTCCAGGGTCGACATCATTTTGACATTATGTGCGACATTGCTCGTACCGACACTGTGATCTTTCAGCAGTTGTCAGCATATCCGGAAAAGTGA
- the kynU gene encoding kynureninase, translating into MTTPSLDTLRSSQSSGLADARKQDELDPCSSIRELFDLPPDLVYLDGNSLGAMPRMVPEKILEAVTDGWRTGLIRSWNDRNWHVLPLTLGDRLAPLMGANAGEVLVVDSTSINLFKTLSAALEMRPGRTEIVSERHNFPSDLHIIQGAIRHYFPQHKLVEGKESDGSIVELINPSTAVVTLTHVSYRTGMIRDMNRITQAAQQAGALVIWDLAHTLGTVPVDLNAANVDFAVGCTYKYLNAGPGGPAYLFVADRHIAHAENPLTGWQAHTDPFSFDTRFKPASSIDKFRCGTPAVLSYIALESSLDIFEQLDMHAIREKSKQLTTLFVDLVESFCSAYPLQLVSPRDSDQRGSQVSFSHPEGWPIMQALIAHRVIGDFRAPDLLRFGFAPLYTRYEDVWLAASMLFHILQTECWKDPIYAAPKLVT; encoded by the coding sequence ATGACAACTCCGTCTCTTGACACATTGCGCAGCAGTCAGAGTTCCGGTCTGGCAGACGCCCGTAAACAAGACGAACTTGATCCCTGCTCCAGCATCAGGGAGCTTTTTGATTTACCACCTGACCTGGTTTATCTCGATGGTAACTCGCTTGGCGCAATGCCTAGGATGGTACCAGAGAAGATCCTTGAAGCTGTCACCGATGGCTGGCGTACTGGGCTAATCCGAAGTTGGAACGATCGGAACTGGCACGTACTGCCTTTGACTCTCGGCGATCGACTGGCTCCTCTGATGGGTGCCAATGCCGGGGAAGTACTGGTGGTCGATTCTACTTCAATCAATCTGTTTAAAACGTTGTCAGCCGCCCTAGAAATGCGCCCAGGCAGAACAGAGATCGTGTCGGAGCGCCATAATTTTCCGTCCGACCTTCATATCATTCAGGGTGCAATCAGGCACTATTTCCCCCAACACAAACTTGTTGAAGGGAAGGAAAGTGATGGATCCATAGTTGAACTGATCAACCCATCCACCGCAGTGGTGACTCTTACCCACGTCAGTTACCGTACGGGAATGATTCGCGACATGAACCGAATCACACAGGCGGCGCAACAGGCCGGCGCGCTGGTTATCTGGGATCTGGCGCACACACTCGGTACAGTACCCGTTGATTTGAATGCAGCTAATGTCGATTTCGCGGTAGGCTGTACATACAAGTACCTTAATGCCGGGCCCGGCGGACCTGCATACCTTTTCGTCGCCGATCGGCACATTGCACACGCTGAGAATCCATTGACAGGTTGGCAGGCCCATACCGATCCATTTTCTTTTGACACGCGCTTCAAGCCGGCAAGCAGTATAGATAAATTTCGTTGCGGAACACCTGCGGTTCTTTCCTATATCGCTCTAGAATCCAGTCTGGATATATTTGAACAGCTGGATATGCACGCCATTCGTGAAAAATCAAAACAGTTGACGACCCTGTTTGTCGACCTGGTGGAATCATTCTGCAGTGCATATCCCCTGCAGCTGGTAAGCCCACGTGACAGCGATCAAAGAGGTAGCCAGGTCTCGTTCAGTCACCCCGAAGGGTGGCCAATCATGCAGGCACTGATCGCCCATAGGGTCATCGGCGATTTCAGAGCGCCGGACCTGCTGCGATTCGGGTTTGCTCCGTTGTACACGAGGTACGAAGACGTTTGGCTGGCGGCATCGATGCTGTTCCATATTCTCCAGACCGAATGCTGGAAGGACCCGATCTATGCGGCTCCAAAACTTGTTACCTAA